One genomic region from Methanorbis furvi encodes:
- the hcp gene encoding hydroxylamine reductase: protein MYCTQCQESKEPCSLGGACGKNKIVAGAQDDVLYALSCLAYRAKAANIDLQPCVLEALFATLTNVNFDEQCFAEYSSCITAHYNSLPKAAGEPAFDAPAGLDEIADVNVRSLYSTLLFGIKGLAAYYSHAIVLNKTDDSILTFIRDALASRFENLTIEERTGLVLECGAYGAKVLALLDEANQTYGKPEITSVSTSAGTKPGILVTGHDLKDLEMLLEATKDAGVDIYTHGEMLIAHAYPAFKKYPHLRGHFGGSWAEQRNELPKFHGPVLFTTNCIVPPAPAYADKVFTTGAVGFPGTPHIEAKPDGSKDFSAIIALAKTCRSPEELGRPDLLTGCAHDAVLALAPKVIELVKSGKIRRFVVMAGCDGRDKRRSYYTEFAKALPKDTVILTAGCAKYRYNALPLGDIEGIPRVLDAGQCNDSYSLVVVALALADAFGCGVNDLPISYNIAWYEQKAVLVLLTLLHLGIKNIMIGPSLPAFITPDILNVLVENFGLQPSSTVQEDLVKLSCV, encoded by the coding sequence ATGTACTGTACACAATGTCAGGAATCAAAAGAGCCCTGTTCTCTGGGCGGCGCCTGTGGAAAGAACAAAATCGTTGCCGGAGCTCAGGATGATGTTCTCTACGCTCTTTCATGTCTTGCCTACCGGGCAAAAGCGGCAAACATCGATCTTCAGCCCTGCGTTCTTGAAGCACTGTTTGCCACGCTGACAAACGTCAACTTCGACGAGCAGTGTTTTGCAGAGTATTCCTCCTGCATCACCGCACACTACAACTCCCTGCCCAAGGCCGCGGGCGAACCCGCCTTTGACGCCCCCGCAGGACTTGACGAGATCGCAGATGTCAACGTCCGGTCGCTCTACTCAACACTGCTCTTCGGCATCAAAGGCCTCGCCGCCTACTACTCGCATGCAATCGTGCTCAACAAAACAGATGACAGCATCCTCACATTCATCCGCGACGCACTTGCCTCAAGATTTGAGAACCTCACGATCGAAGAGAGAACTGGACTCGTGCTCGAGTGTGGAGCTTACGGGGCAAAAGTTCTCGCTCTGTTAGATGAAGCGAACCAGACCTATGGAAAGCCGGAGATCACAAGTGTGTCCACAAGTGCCGGAACAAAACCCGGAATTCTCGTCACCGGCCATGACTTAAAAGACCTTGAGATGCTGCTTGAAGCAACCAAAGATGCGGGCGTTGACATCTACACGCATGGCGAGATGCTGATTGCCCACGCCTATCCGGCCTTCAAGAAGTATCCGCATCTCCGCGGACACTTTGGCGGATCATGGGCAGAGCAGAGAAACGAACTCCCAAAGTTCCACGGTCCTGTTCTGTTCACAACAAACTGTATCGTCCCGCCAGCGCCAGCCTATGCAGACAAAGTGTTCACGACCGGTGCCGTCGGTTTCCCGGGAACGCCCCACATCGAAGCAAAACCTGACGGAAGCAAGGACTTCTCCGCAATCATCGCGCTTGCAAAGACCTGCCGCTCGCCCGAAGAACTCGGACGCCCCGACCTTCTGACCGGTTGTGCTCACGATGCAGTGCTTGCTCTGGCGCCCAAAGTTATCGAACTCGTCAAGTCAGGAAAGATCCGGAGATTTGTAGTGATGGCAGGTTGTGACGGCCGCGATAAACGCCGCAGCTACTACACCGAGTTTGCCAAGGCGCTTCCCAAAGACACGGTTATTCTGACCGCAGGATGCGCCAAGTACCGCTACAATGCCCTGCCGCTCGGCGATATCGAAGGTATCCCCCGCGTGCTTGATGCAGGCCAGTGTAACGACTCGTACAGTCTGGTGGTTGTGGCACTCGCCCTTGCGGACGCATTCGGCTGCGGTGTAAACGATCTGCCGATCTCCTACAACATCGCCTGGTACGAGCAGAAAGCGGTTCTCGTCCTGCTGACGCTCCTGCACTTGGGAATCAAGAACATCATGATAGGTCCCTCTCTCCCGGCATTCATCACGCCTGATATCCTGAATGTTCTTGTCGAAAACTTCGGACTTCAGCCAAGCTCAACCGTTCAGGAAGACTTAGTGAAGCTCTCCTGCGTGTAA